The Pseudomonas cavernicola DNA segment GCTCTGAAGCGCTATCTGGCATAGGCTGGAATACGGCGAAGCCTTTCCCAGCGTATACCGAGGTGTTTGCTCATCAGGCGGATGGAAGAGTGTCATCCACCCTACGTCGTTAGGTGAAAACCGGTCAGGTCGCTAATCCGCCGAATAATGGCGCAATTTCGCTATTAGCATTGGTGGTTTTTGCCGTTACACTGCGCGGCCTTTTCAAGCCAGAGCCTCCCGGCTCAGGTGCGCTGCCCCTGCCAGAGTGGGGCTTCGCGGCTGACAACCGTCAGCCAGTCGCTTTCAGGTCTATTTCAATGATCAACTGCTGAGATAGCCCTTCTGACCCCTATGAGGATAGCCCGGTGGTCAAGAAAGCTTCGTCCTTTGCCGCCCTTGGCGGTTTGGTGTTTTCCACCGATGCAGGCCGGCATTGCCCGGACTGCAGCCAGCCGGTGGATGCCTGTATCTGCAAGCAGAGTGTCATCCCCGCCGGGGATGGGATCGCCCGTGTGCGTCGCGAAACCAAAGGTCGCGGCGGCAAAACGGTGACCACCGTGAGCGGTGTGCCGCTGGCCGAAGAACCGCTCAAGGAGCTGGCCAGCCAGCTCAAGCGGCGCTGCGGCTGCGGTGGTTCGCTGAAGGACGGGGTCATCGAGATTCAGGGCGACCACGTGCAACTGCTGCTGGATGAACTGATCAAACACGGCTTCAAAGCGAAGAAATCTGGCGGCTAGCCCGGCACTTTCTAAACTTCTGCTTTGGGGCGTCGGTCAATACCTCAGCAATCGTCATTTCCAATGCTTATTCTGCTTCGATCCGCCGTGGTCGGAGCTTTTGATTTCTTGATAGAAGGGGACCTCGATGTCCGTACGACGCACACGTAAAGATGACGGCAGCCAGTGGACCGTAGCGGACAGCCGTAGCGTCTATGGCATTCGCCATTGGGGCGCCGGCTATTTCGCGATTAACGACGCAGGTCGAGTTGAATCGCGCCCGAGTGGCCCGCACAGCGCGCCGATTGACCTGTTCGCCCAGATCGAAGAGCTGCGTAGCAGTGGCTTGTCGCTGCCGTTGCTGGTGCGCTTCCCGGACATTCTGCAAGACCGCGTGCGTCAGCTGACCGGTGCCTTCGACGCCAATATCGCCCGTCTCGAGTACCAGAGCCGCTACACCGCGCTGTACCCGATCAAGGTCAACCAGCAAGAAGCGGTGGTGGAAAACATCATCGCCACGCAGGACGTTTCCATCGGCCTGGAGGCCGGCTCCAAGCCCGAACTGCTGGCCGTGCTGGCGCTGGCGCCGAAGGGCGGCACCATCGTCTGCAATGGCTACAAGGACCGTGAGTTCATCCGCCTGGCGCTGATGGGGCAGAAGCTCGGCCACAACGTCTTTATCGTCATCGAGAAAGAATCCGAGGTGCAGTTGGTGATCGAGGAGGCGGCCGAGTTGAAGGTCGCTCCACAAGTCGGCCTGCGCGTGCGCTTGTCTTCCCTGGCCTCGAGCAAGTGGGCCGATACCGGTGGCGAGAAGTCCAAGTTCGGCCTGTCGGCGGCGCAGCTGTTGTCGGTGGTCGAGCGTTTTCGCAAGGCGGGCCTGGATCAAGGCATCCGTCTGCTGCACTTCCACATGGGGTCGCAGATCGCCAACCTCGCCGATTACCAGCACGGTTTCAAAGAAGCCATCCGTTACTACGGCGAGCTGCGTGGTCTGGGCCTGCCGGTCGACCATATCGACGTTGGCGGTGGCCTGGGCGTCGACTACGACGGCACCCACTCGCGTAATGCCAGCTCGATCAACTACGACATGGACGACTACGCCGGCGTGGTGGTGGGCATGTTGAAGGAGTTCTGCGACGCCCAGGAGCTGCCGCACCCGCATATCTTCTCCGAGAGTGGCCGTTCGCTGACCGCGCACCACGCGATGCTGGTGGTGCAGGTGACCGACGTCGAGAAGCACAACGACGATGTGCCGGTCATCGACGACAAGGAAAGCCTGCCGGAAACCGTGCAATGGCTGGTCGACCTGCTCGGCCCGACCGATCTCGAGATGGTCACCGAAACCTACTGGCGCGCCACCCACTACATGAGTGACGTCGCCAGTCAGTACGCCGACGGCAAGATCAGCCTGACCCAGAAGGCGCTGGCCGAGCAGTGCTATTTCGCCGTCTGCCGCCGTCTGCACAACTCGCTGAAGGCCCGCCAGCGTTCCCATCGTCAGGTGCTGGATGAGCTGAACGACAAGCTCGCCGACAAATACATCTGCAACTTCTCGGTGTTCCAGAGCCTGCCCGATACCTGGGCCATCGGCCAGGTGCTGCCGATCCTGCCGCTGCACCGTCTCGACGAAGAACCGCTACGCCGCGCGGTGCTGCAAGACCTGACCTGCGATTCCGACGGCAAGATCAAGCAGTACGTCGACGAGCAGAGCATCGAAACCAGCCTGCCGGTCCACGAAGTACGCGAGGGCGAAGACTATCTGCTGGGCATCTTCCTGGTCGGCGCCTACCAGGAAATCCTCGGCGACATGCACAATCTGTTCGGTGACACCGATTCGGTGAACATCTACCAGAACCCGGACGGCAGCGTGTACCACGCCGGGATCGAAACCCACGACACCATCGAGGACATGCTGCGTTACGTGCATTTATCGCCGGAAGAATTGATGACCCATTACCGCGACAAGGTCGCCAGCGCCAAGATCAGCGCCCGCGAACGCACGCAGTTTCTCGACGCTTTGCGTCTGGGCCTGACCCGTTCGTCGTACCTGTCGTCCTGAGGTTGTCTGCGTCTAGAAGCCCGGCCCAGGTCGGGCTTTTTTATGCGCAAGACGGGTAGGGCTGCCTCGCAGGTTGGTGCTGAGGGCAGTGATACCCAACAAGGAGTCGCCTAGCGATTCCCTATGTATCAGCCGATCACCCCATAACCGCGCGCCATCAGCGCCGCCAGCAGCGGCATGATCAACAGCAACAGCAGTTCCAGGCGAATGCTCATGATCGTCAACTTGGCTTGCCGTGGGCTGATTTGCGGAACTTGGCCGGCCTTCAGCGCATTGCGCCAGTTGAGGAAGGTGAAAGTTGGCAGGACCGAGACCAGCGCAATTAACAGAAACAACCCCAGCTTGGCGTGGAACAGGCTGTTATGCAGGTAATAGGTTGCGCCTTTGCCGTACCAGATGACTCGCGCCGCGCCGGTGGCCAGCACCAGGCCGGCCGTCAGGCCGTAGGCGATATCCACACGGGTCAGACTGCGCGCCCGCTCCAGATCCAGCGGCAGCTTGAACAGCCGATGCTCCAGCACCAGCAGGGCGAACAGCAGAAAGATCGACAGGTAATGCAGGTATGCGGCGATGGCTTCGGCCATGGGGATTCCTTTCAGGTCGTCACGGGGCTGGTGTTATTTATCAGGTGTAAGCGCTGTTAGCGGCGTACTCGACGGCTTGCTAACTCCTTCAAGCGTGGGCCGCTCTAAGCCAAGCATCGTTATAGCTCAGGCGCCAGGCGATCGCGCCGAGGCACAGCCCGCGCAGCAGCATAAAGCACAGAAACGCCAGCCACAGGCCGTGATTGCCCAGGCTTTGCAGGCTCCAGGCGAGTGGTATGGCCAGCAGTACGCTGAGCAGCATGGCGTTGCGCATTTCCCGCGCACGGGTGGCGCCAATGAACAGGCCGTCGAGCACATAGCTCCACACCGCAATCAGCGGCAACAGCGCGAGGTAGGGCAGGTAGATCTGGGCGATGGCGCGCACCGCGGGAATGTCGCTTTGTAGCTGGACAAACAATGGGCCGGCGAGCAGGAAGAACAGCGCAAAACCCAGGCTGGCCAACAGCGACCAGCCGCCGGCCACCACCAGGGAACGACGCAGAGCGGTGCGGTCACGGGCGCCAATCGCATGGCCGCACAGCGCTTCTACGGCATGCGCCAGGCCATCGAGGGCGTGCGCGGTGAGCAGCAAACCGTTGAGCAGCAGGGCATTGGCCGCGACAGTTGCGTCCCCCAGGCGAGTGCCCTGTACGGTGACCAGAAAGAACACCAGCTCCAGCGCCAGGGTGCGGATAAAGATGTCGCGGTTCACCGCCAGCAACGGTCGCCAGTTCAGCCAGCGGCGCAGCGCGGCCCAGTCGACTTGGCCCGGATACTTGAGCAGCGCCTTGCGCGTCAGCGCCAAGCCGAGCAGGGCGCCGCTCCATTCGGCCAGCACCGAGGCGCGCGCGGCACCGACCACGCCCCAGTCCAGGCCAAGGACGAACCACAGAGCCAGCAGCACATTGATCAGGTTGGTGGTCAGCAAAATCGCCAGCGGCGCACGGGCGTTCTGCGTGCCGAGAAACCAGCCGACCAGCGCGTAGTTGGCCAACGCGGCAGGCAGGCCGAACAGGCGGGTGGCGAGAAAGTCGCGGGTCAGTTGATTCAGCTCCGCCGACGGCTGCATCAGGCCCAAGGCGACGCCGCTCAAGGGCACGGCGAGTAACCCCAGCAGCAGCGCCAGGCCCAGCGCCAGCAGCAGGCCTTGGCAAAGGATCTGCCGCAGCGCGCCGCCATCCCCACGCCCGGCGGCCTGGGCGGCGAAGCCGGTGCTGCCCATGCGCAGGAACCCCATGGCCCAGACCAGCAAGGTGTACAGGCTACCGCCGACCGCCACCGCCGCCAGTTGATAGGCATGCGGCAGATGGCCGACCACGGCGCTGTCGACCAACGCCACCAGCGGCACCGAGAGGTTGGATAGAATCATCGGCGCGGCCAGCGCCCAGACTCGTCGGTGGGTCGGTGAGTGTTGCCAGGCGTCGCGCAGCATAAGGTCGCTCCAGAGGACGCAGCATTATAGGGGCCGCAGGTTGCCGTGTGCGTGGCGATGCGGGGCCTGTGGGCCGTTTCGTTGGTGGATAGAAGAGCGTTATCCACCCTCCGTCTGTAGGAGCGGATTTATCCGCGAACGAAAACGACTCGGTGTTGC contains these protein-coding regions:
- a CDS encoding translation initiation factor Sui1, with amino-acid sequence MVKKASSFAALGGLVFSTDAGRHCPDCSQPVDACICKQSVIPAGDGIARVRRETKGRGGKTVTTVSGVPLAEEPLKELASQLKRRCGCGGSLKDGVIEIQGDHVQLLLDELIKHGFKAKKSGG
- the speA gene encoding arginine decarboxylase, with amino-acid sequence MSVRRTRKDDGSQWTVADSRSVYGIRHWGAGYFAINDAGRVESRPSGPHSAPIDLFAQIEELRSSGLSLPLLVRFPDILQDRVRQLTGAFDANIARLEYQSRYTALYPIKVNQQEAVVENIIATQDVSIGLEAGSKPELLAVLALAPKGGTIVCNGYKDREFIRLALMGQKLGHNVFIVIEKESEVQLVIEEAAELKVAPQVGLRVRLSSLASSKWADTGGEKSKFGLSAAQLLSVVERFRKAGLDQGIRLLHFHMGSQIANLADYQHGFKEAIRYYGELRGLGLPVDHIDVGGGLGVDYDGTHSRNASSINYDMDDYAGVVVGMLKEFCDAQELPHPHIFSESGRSLTAHHAMLVVQVTDVEKHNDDVPVIDDKESLPETVQWLVDLLGPTDLEMVTETYWRATHYMSDVASQYADGKISLTQKALAEQCYFAVCRRLHNSLKARQRSHRQVLDELNDKLADKYICNFSVFQSLPDTWAIGQVLPILPLHRLDEEPLRRAVLQDLTCDSDGKIKQYVDEQSIETSLPVHEVREGEDYLLGIFLVGAYQEILGDMHNLFGDTDSVNIYQNPDGSVYHAGIETHDTIEDMLRYVHLSPEELMTHYRDKVASAKISARERTQFLDALRLGLTRSSYLSS
- a CDS encoding DUF2214 family protein; protein product: MAEAIAAYLHYLSIFLLFALLVLEHRLFKLPLDLERARSLTRVDIAYGLTAGLVLATGAARVIWYGKGATYYLHNSLFHAKLGLFLLIALVSVLPTFTFLNWRNALKAGQVPQISPRQAKLTIMSIRLELLLLLIMPLLAALMARGYGVIG
- a CDS encoding MATE family efflux transporter, with protein sequence MLRDAWQHSPTHRRVWALAAPMILSNLSVPLVALVDSAVVGHLPHAYQLAAVAVGGSLYTLLVWAMGFLRMGSTGFAAQAAGRGDGGALRQILCQGLLLALGLALLLGLLAVPLSGVALGLMQPSAELNQLTRDFLATRLFGLPAALANYALVGWFLGTQNARAPLAILLTTNLINVLLALWFVLGLDWGVVGAARASVLAEWSGALLGLALTRKALLKYPGQVDWAALRRWLNWRPLLAVNRDIFIRTLALELVFFLVTVQGTRLGDATVAANALLLNGLLLTAHALDGLAHAVEALCGHAIGARDRTALRRSLVVAGGWSLLASLGFALFFLLAGPLFVQLQSDIPAVRAIAQIYLPYLALLPLIAVWSYVLDGLFIGATRAREMRNAMLLSVLLAIPLAWSLQSLGNHGLWLAFLCFMLLRGLCLGAIAWRLSYNDAWLRAAHA